The following are encoded together in the Desulfococcus multivorans genome:
- a CDS encoding peptidylprolyl isomerase, with translation MIGKKSDYKEKTDRLTAVFETNMGDFEIELFAGECPETVWNFVNLAEGRQDTQRGGNFYDGLSFHRVIEGFMIQGGCPFGMGNGGPGYQFKDEFRPGLKHDGPGVLSMANAGPGTNGSQFFITLDATPHLDGRHTVFGKVTSGLDVVQNIGRVKTNHMDKPLEAVVMKKVTIRR, from the coding sequence ATGATTGGGAAAAAAAGTGACTATAAAGAGAAAACAGATCGCCTGACGGCGGTTTTCGAAACGAACATGGGCGATTTCGAGATTGAACTGTTTGCCGGGGAGTGCCCGGAAACCGTATGGAATTTCGTCAATCTCGCCGAAGGACGACAGGATACCCAACGGGGCGGTAATTTTTACGACGGCCTCTCCTTTCACCGTGTTATCGAAGGCTTTATGATCCAGGGCGGCTGCCCTTTCGGCATGGGCAACGGCGGTCCCGGGTACCAGTTCAAGGACGAGTTCAGGCCCGGGCTCAAACATGACGGTCCCGGCGTCCTGTCCATGGCAAACGCCGGCCCGGGAACCAATGGGAGCCAGTTTTTCATCACCCTGGACGCCACGCCGCATCTTGACGGCCGTCATACGGTTTTCGGCAAGGTAACGAGCGGCCTCGACGTTGTTCAGAATATCGGACGGGTAAAAACCAATCACATGGACAAGCCCCTCGAGGCCGTCGTCATGAAAAAGGTCACCATCCGGAGATAA
- a CDS encoding universal stress protein yields the protein MKLKKILVPVDGSESAGRALEYAIELVKLVGDAEVLLVHCHKPFPRLLGEPYLQEAINRIQEDADRIIDPCREVLGKAGVGFKERVLEGAPWEKITEAADIEACDMIIMGSRGCTDFQGLFLGSVTHRVLHTTPCPVLVIR from the coding sequence ATGAAGCTCAAGAAAATTCTGGTGCCTGTTGACGGGTCGGAGAGTGCCGGAAGGGCGCTTGAATACGCGATCGAGCTGGTTAAACTGGTCGGAGACGCCGAGGTGCTCCTGGTTCATTGCCACAAACCCTTTCCCAGGCTGTTAGGGGAACCCTATCTCCAGGAGGCGATCAACAGGATTCAGGAGGACGCCGACCGGATTATCGATCCCTGCCGGGAGGTGCTCGGAAAAGCGGGAGTCGGATTCAAGGAACGCGTTCTGGAGGGTGCACCGTGGGAGAAGATCACCGAGGCGGCCGACATCGAAGCGTGCGATATGATCATCATGGGATCCCGGGGGTGCACTGATTTTCAAGGGCTGTTCCTGGGCAGCGTGACCCATCGCGTGCTTCATACCACCCCCTGTCCGGTGCTTGTCATACGGTAG